The nucleotide sequence GACAAGCAGTGGCTCAAGCAAGACCTGCAAAGGGCATTGGAAGCAGCAACCGTACCCGACTGCTCCTTTGAAGGCTGCTCCCGCTGTGGAGTATGTGGTACAGACTTTGGCCACAACATCGTGATTCCACCCCTGCCAATTCCTCCATTTGAGGGGCACTTTGTCCCCAATCAGCAAAAAGTTCAGCGGTTGCGGGTGTGGTTGGGCAAACAGGGGGAAATGGCACTGCTCAGTCACCTTGATTTAATTCGCCTGTTTGACCGGGCGGTGCGTCGAGCTGCCATTCCGATCGCCTTCACAGGAGGGTTTCATCCCGGACCCCGAATCAGCCCTGCCAATGCCCTGCCACTGGGTGTCACCAGCACTGGTGAAATCGTGGACTTTGAGCTGACTGAGCCAATGGATGGAGCGGACTTTCAGGCAAGGTTGGCGGCTCAACTTCCAGCGGAACTTCCCATCTACCGGGTCGAAACCGTACCTGTGAATACTCCCTCTGCCACCCAACTGCTTGAAAAAGCGGAATATACCCTGGTGGTGAGTGCTACTCAGAACATCGACAGCAATGAATCTGAACCCCCAACCCTGGAGCAGTGGCAACAGTGGGTTGATGCAGTCAAAGCCAGGGACGCCATCTGGCAGGAACAAACCACCAAATCTGGCAAGCAACAAATGGTGAATCTGCGCGATCGCCTCTATAAATTGAGCATAGGGGTAGCGGAGGAGCAGGAGACAGAGGACAGGGGACAGGGGACAGAGCGTCAACAAAAAGCTCTAACCACAGATAACCAACCACCTGCAATAGACAACCTGGCACCCGATACCCGATACCCAATACCCGAATCCCGGTTCCTCTCCATCACCCTCCACTATACGGGCAGTTGCCGCAACGACGGCACCCTGCTCCGTCCCGAGCAGGTGGTCTATATGCTGGAAAAAGTGGCTGGGCAGGAGTTTCAACTTGGAGCGGTGAGGCGCGATCGCCTGCTTCTGGCACCAATATAATGATTGAATCTTGAATTTTAGTGGCGAACAAATCTACTCACGCTATAATGCATCACAATGGAAGCTGTTGCGGATAGTAGACTCTTAGGGGTTCCGCTGAGCAAGCCTGTGTTAGTGCTTGGGTACAGCTTATCTCGCCAGGCTTTTCGTATATTTATGACAAAAGCTGGTGTCCCCCTTCAGGGGATGGCCATTTTGCTGATAAGGTTGATTGAATTCGCTGTCAATCGCCCTATCCAACCGCTCTGGGGCTGCTAAAGCCTATCCGAAAAGCCTTAACTGCCAAAGCCCGGTCCTAACTTCAGGAAGCCTTCGGATAAGCTTTAGACACATCTTCACCTCGGGATGGGACGGTTTCATTGTTGCCTTTGCGTAGTCAGGAGTTCTTAAAAATCTGCGCAAGTGGTTCTTTTTGTGGACAAAGGTGAGTGGATGCAGACTTTACGCTATCCTCACCGTAAAAAATTTTTGAGGAATTTAAACTGAATGCCGAAGCAAATTATTATCGCCGAGCAGCATAGAATCGCTGCTGTTTTTTCCGAAGATCAGATCCAGGAACTTATCGTCGCTACGGGTAGCCATCAAGTCAGTGATATTTATCTCGGAATTGTAGAAAATGTTTTGCCTGGAATTGATGCGGCTTTTGTCAATATTGGAGATAGTGAACGAAACGGCTTTATCCATGTCACTGATTTAGGTCCCCTGCGCAAACGCCGCACGGCAGGGTCGATCACTGAACTGCTGGAACCCCAACAGAAAGTCCTGGTTCAGATTATGAAGGAGCCAACCGGGAATAAGGGTCCCCGGTTGACGGGTAACATTTCCCTCCCAGGGCGCTACCTGGTGCTGATGCCCTACGGCAAAGGCGTTAACCTTTCCCGCCGGATTCGGAATGAGAACGAGCGCAATCGCCTGCGGGCACTGGCAATCCTGGTAAAACCAGCCGGGATGGGAATTGTTGTCCGCACGGAAGCGGAGGGAATGCCAGAGGATGCCATCATTGAAGACCTGGAAGCCCTTCAACGCCAGTGGGAAAACGTGTTGCAGGAGGCAATGACGACCCGTGCTCCAGCATTGCTAAACCGGGATGATGATTTCATCCAGAAAGTATTAAGAGATGTTTACAGTGCCGATGTTAATCGAATTGTGGTGGACTCCCACACGGGGTTGAAACGGGTCAAACAGCACCTGATGAACTGGGGCGGCGGTAAGATGCCCCCCGGTGTTTTGATTGACCATCACCGCGATCGCATCCCCATTCTGGAATACTTCCGGGTTAATCCGGCGATTCGGGAAGCACTAAAGCCCAGGGTGGACCTGCCCTCTGGGGGCTACATTGTGATTGAGCGGACAGAGGCTCTGACTGTCATTGACGTAAACTCCGGCTCCTTCACCCGTTCCGCGACTGCCCGTGAAACGGTATTGTGGACGAACTGTGAAGCTGCCACGGAAATTGCCCGCCAGTTACGCCTGCGCAATATTGCCGGAGTCATTGTCGTAGACTTCATTGATATGGACTCCCGGCGGGACCAGTTGCAGGTATTGGAACACTTTAATAAAGCCCTGCGGGCAGACAAAGCCCGTCCCCAGATTGCTCAACTATCTGAACTGGGGCTGGTTGAACTCACTCGTAAACGCCAGGGTAAGAACATTTACGAAATTTTTGGGCGTTCCTGTCCGACTTGTGGTGGCATCGGACACCTGGTCCACCTGCCAGGCGAACCAGACAGTGAAGAAGGGGAACCGATTGAACGTCCTGCTGCTGCCATACGGGAACCCCGCACCATTGAAGCACGGGGACGACGGGGACGGGATAGCGGGCTGCCGGATATTCCCGGCGTTTCTGACCTGTTCTGGGAAGACCGTAGTGAAGATACGGACGACGGCAATGACTTGCAAGACATCGGGCTGAGCCATCCCAACTACCAGGAAGTAGGCGGGAATAATCGTCGTCGTCGCCGTCGCCGGGATGATGATCGCCCACCTCGGACTGGCTATGGAGCACCCGTTGCAAAAGCAGAACCAGGGACCGATGCAGACCCCTATGCACCGGCTGAAGAGTCTGCTTTCCCGGTCAGAAATGAGCGGGGACGGGGACGGGGACGGGGACGGGGACGGGATGGCGATCGCAATGAAACTGGAGGAGCGCCTCCGGAACCGAGCACCCTGCAAGAAGCAACCGAAGCAGGCTATGGGGACGAGCGGCGGAGTCGCAGACGGGACTCGAACAAACCCACTGAGCCGCCTGAATTTGTGTCTGTGGAAATGACCCCAGAAGAGCAGGATGTCTATGCCTGGATGGGTATTTCTCCCCTCACCCTGGCAACCCAGGAAGTGAAAAATCCCAAGTCAGCAATTATTTCCATCGTCCTGCCTGGAGAAGCCCCGCCCCCGGTTGAATTGGAAACCAGTGCTGCGGTCACGACCTCTGGTGGATCAACTGTGCAGGCACCTGTTCGGCGATCGCCCATCAAACCAGAAGAGGACGGGGCAATTTCTGCCCCTGAGTTATCCAGCCCGGTGGAAGTCAGCCCGGTGCAAGTCACCTCTGAACCTGAACCATCAGAACCTGAAGGTGCCGTCGTCCGTCGTCGTCGCCGCCGTTCGTCTGCGGCAGCGGGTGAATAGGCAAGCGCAAAATGGGTCGCAGGCGAAATTCTGCTGTCGAGCAGTTAACAGTTCCCGGACTGGCTGATTTGCCTCCATTTCAGGGGATTATCGCGGGGGTAGACGAGGTGGGACGGGGGGCATTATTTGGCCCCGTGGTTGCCGCGGCTGTCATTCTGCCCGATACTGCCCTCACAGATCTGTCTGCTGCGGGTGTAACGGATAGCAAACTGCTTTCGCCTGAACAGCGGCAGGCACTTGCCATCGAGATCCGTTCTCTGGCAATTGATTGCCAGGTGGGCTGTGCCTCCGTCGCTGAAATTGACCGGCTCAATATCCTCCAGGCTTCCCTGCTGGCCATGAAGCGGGCAATCACAAAGCTGAAAGTACAGCCAGAGCTTTGTCTGATTGATGGCAATCAACGAGTTCCGGGATTGTTACTTCCCCAGCAGCCCATGATTAAGGGAGATCAGCGATCGCTCCCCATTGCCGCTGCCAGCATCCTTGCTAAGGTCTGGCGTGACGAGCTAATCACCCGGCTCGCTGTCAGATATCCCCAATACCACCTGGCATCCAACAAAGGGTATGGGACACCTTCCCACCGCAAGGCAATCCAGCAGTTTGGACCCTCGCGGTTTCACCGGACTTCTTTCAGTCCCTGTCGAGTGCGAGAACAGCGGGAATCGTAGTGTAAAGTTCCGCGATACACTACCCACAAGCACTCCGCACAGATCATGAAGATTTGCTAAAGTCTGTCGGATAAAGGCGTTGCTGAAAAGCAATATGAATCGAAACGAAGTTTCGAGCATATAGCACCCTTTTCATATCCAGAATCAGCAACTCCCTGTCGGATAAAAAGTTCAGCTCGAATAACCATGGCTTAATTGTTCCTGTCTCAGGTGAGCCAGTTCATTAGATCTGATTTCTTCACCTTTGACACAAACTAATTTACAATCCCTTCTAAACGACCATCCAAGGTGTCAATCCAGTTTCTTTTCCATTTCTAGAATTGCAATCTGAGCATTGTCTCAATTATCTCTACAAAGTTGCTTGTCTTATTCGTTAGTTCAACCGTATTTCGTGTTAGTTTCCAGATTCAAGTTCAAGCTGCTAAAGTTTATGAGCTGGGTGATGTTGAGGCACTTAAATGGAGCGGTGCCATCTTGCCAGGGCTATTTGTGCTTCAACATTGTCCAACAAAGCACTAGTGGTCTGTCAAATTAAATTTGACAGGTAACTGAATACTGAAAGGCTGATTGAAGTTAAATTTTGAGGGTCTGCGACCCGTCAAAATTTTCCTGACGGAACACTAGTGCGGGTTGGCGAAAATAACCTGCCAGTTTCAAGTTGAACCACAAAGACACCAAGCATACTAAGAAACTTTGTGTCCCTTCGTGCCTTTGTGGTGAAAAACTTCCACTGCTGCAAGATTTGAGTAAACTTTCCGTAAGACCGTTTGCGGATCAAATCACCCACTGGCATCACCCATCGGATCACTCAAATGACTGGTTCACGCCCTTTTTCCCGCCGTTCCTATTCCAATCCCTTATCTTTGACCCTGGGGTTACTCCTGCTCGGTGCCGGGGAGGTTCAGGCTTTGCCGCCTCCAGAGGACATTCCAGAAGAAGTCTTGCGGGCAGAGATCATCACTGGGGCGAGATCGCCTATTGACGGTGAACCACTTACGGCAGAAGAATATGCCCAACTGCGAGCTGAACTGGCAGAAGCTCCTCCGGAGAAAATTGAGCTTGCTCCGATCATTACCCGGAATATCAGATTGCTCCGTCTGCGTAAATTTATCAGAACCTTTTTCCCATTCATCCCGATCAAGTGATGGCAGGGGTTGCTCCTGCTGTCAGGAAACCCTGTATAGCGGTTCTCAATCGAGTAAGGTATGGGACAGGTAGAGTGAGAGCGCTCCGCACCTTCACTCTACTTCACACCCTTGAAAAGAATTATAGACCTGATTTTGTATCAAACTACACATTTCTTTTCATAATCCTGGGGATCAACCTGCCTCAAAGCCCCAATTAATCGGGCACGATAGAGAAAGATAACTCAATCGCTCTTGCCAAATACGTTCGGGTCATGTGAGTGGGGATTTATACCGAACAGACTGAACGGTTACGGCTGAAAGTTCCTTTGGCACCAGCGACTTACTGAGAGGTACGGAGTATGGCAGGTTCTTTATTGTCTGATGCCGGTCAACGGCTAGAGCAGGCGTTGAAATACACTACGATTTCAGAGGATGCGATCGAATCTCTGAAATTTCCCCAAACTAGTCTCACTGTTTCTATCCCGGTTCGGATGGATGATGGCTCTCTGAAAGTCTTCCAGGGTTATCGGGTACGTTATGACGATACCCGTGGTCCTGGAAAGGGGGGGGTTCGCTACCATCCCAGTGTCACGCTGGACGAGGTGCAGTCCCTCGCCTTCTGGATGACCTTCAAGTGCGCGGCGCTGAGTCTTCCCTTTGGAGGTGCCAAGGGTGGTATCACAGTCAACCCCAAGGAACTTTCCCGGATGGAACTGGAGCGGTTGAGTCGAGGCTATATTGATGCGATCGCTGACTTCATTGGACCGGATGTTGATATCCTGGCACCTGATGTATATACCAATGCGATGGTTATGGGCTGGATGATGGATCAGTACAGCATCATCAAGCGGCAAATCAGCCCTGCGGTCGTCACAGGCAAGCCCATCAGCATGGGCGGCAGCTTGGGGCGGGAATCTGCCACCGCAATGGGCGCATTTTTTGTTATCCAATCTATGTTGCCCAAGTTTGATCGCCCCCCGGAAACCACAACGGTTGCTATCCAGGGCTTTGGGAATGCTGGTGCAATTCTGGCAGAATTGTTGTACAAAGCAGGCTTCAAAGTTGTGGCAGTCAGCGATTCCCAGGGTGGCATTTATTCCAGAGGCGGGTTGGATATTCCCAGCATTCGCCATTTCAAAGAGTCCAGCCGTCGAATCCAGGCAATGTACTGTGTAGATACTGTTTGCCACACGACAGCAGAAGAAGTGCTGACCAACGAAGATTTGCTAACGCTGGATGTAGATGTCCTGGTGCCTGCTGCTTTGGAAAATCAAATTACGGAAGCCAATGCGGCAAATATCCGGGCAAAGATGATCTTTGAAGTTGCCAATGGACCCATTACATCCGCTGCCGATCACATTCTGGAAGCCAACGGAATTTACGTCTTTCCTGACATTCTGGTGAATGCCGGGGGGGTTACTGTCAGCTACTTTGAATGGGTTCAAAACCGCAGTGGTTTGTACTGGACGCTTGAGGAAGTGGATCAACATTTGAAGCATCGAATGGTGCAGGAAGCAGAGAACATCTGGGCGATCGCCCGTGATTTATCTATCCCCATGCGAACGGCTGCCTATGTCCACGCCCTTTGCCGGTTAGGAGATGCAATCAGCGCTAAAGGAACGAGGGACTATTATCTGAATGGACGGTAGTGTTCCCTCAGAAAAATTTTGACGGGTCGCAGACCTTCAAAATTGACAAATCGAGAGAAAACCTCCGAGGTCTGGGTAAGCCTGACTAAAACCCTCGACTAATCACACATGCCGCTTCCAGAACGATCGCCCCATTTTCTTCCATGAGTGCACATCGTTCTACCGCCTGTTGTAAAACTGGCGTTTTTCCAGCCTCCAGCAGGTTGGCTGCTTCAGTGGCGGCAGGCTGGTACTGCTGAAGCCATGATCTACGAAGGTATCGGGGTGTGAATGTTTGTGCGTCAACAATCCAGAAATCGATTCCATACTTCTGGATAAATTGACGCACCTGCTCCGGATCGGTGCTGTACTGAGCCTGAATCTGGTCATTTACCCGCACTTGAAACTGGCTGTAGTAGCCCCAGTGATAGGGAATAGCATACTCCCGTGCTACCAGTACGGAGCGATGGGTGAACGTCGGCAGATTATTTGCCTCCAGCAGCGTTGCGGCAATCAGGGTATCTTTGGGCTGCTGGGCAAGAAAGCGGTAGATCTCCGGGGTCCGACCGGTTAAATAGCCAGGAAGAGGATTTCCAAACGCTCGCAGAAAAGGGTAAGAGGTTTTGAGATGGGCGATCGCCGGATACATGACCAGTGTCAGGGTCAAAAGTCCCATCAGCCCCCAGGCAATCCCTTGATTTACTAAAGTCCTCTGGGGTGTAGCCTGTTTTCGCTTAACCCTCTTAAACAAAGCATCCAGCAGGATGGTCAGTGACACGGCGGCGGCGATCGCCAGCACCATTCGCAAGCTATGTTGGGTATAACGGTTGGGCAGATGTAGCTTAAACAGCATCAGATGAGCCGCTCCAAAAAGCACCAGCGACGACAACAGTGTCCATGGCAGAACATTGATCGCTGCTGTTACCTGCCTTACGAGCGGAAACCGTGCTGGGTAGCGGAGCAGCAAAGGGAGGGCCAGACCCACTAACATTGGCGGTGGCAGAAAAACACGCTCTGGTCGGGCAAGCATTCCACTGCGCTCAGAAAATAACCAGTAGGTCCAGGGACTGTCGCTGAAGAAGCTATTACGACCGGAGTAGCCAAACTCTGGCATCTGCTGTGCCTGGGCAGCCGTGAGCACGGGGCCAAACTCAGAGCTACCCTGCAAGGCAAATGGCAACAGCACGATCGCTCCTGCAACTAATCCCAATCCACAAAACAGGTAAGCTTTGCATTCCCTGGATAACCTCGGTAGCCCCCTGTTCCACTGAACCAGAGAGAACACCAGAACCCCGCAAGAAATAAACATCACCTGGGGATAGAACAAACCCTGGAGGGCGATCGTTGCCAAACAGGGCAGCAATGACCGGCGTGCCAGGTAATATAAAAATGCCAGAAACAGTGGATACAGAAAGGCTCTAGGGGTTGCCGAATAAAGATCATCTGCCATCATCAGGTTCTGACTCATCAGCAGGGATGCCAGAAAGCCTGCGAATGGTACAGGCAGAATTTGCAGAGTAACGCCAAAGCAGTAGACAGCCGCGATCAGTCCCAGCAGGACTGGCAGAAGTTTACTGAACACTAGCGGTTCAATGCCAAGCTTCGCGGCAAACCCGTAAACCGTGGTATAGCCCACCGGGGCAACCGACTGGAAGTAGTCAGCAATCAGGTCATTGGGAAACAGTTCAGGATCAATCAATCGCTGGATCCAGAACACATGCTGGCGAGCATCGTCCTGCACGGTGAACGCTTGAGCAAATGCCGCCTGTAAGGAAATCAGTCCAATCATCCCGGCACAGGTGAGGCTGAGACAAAACCAGAACCCTGCGCTGACTCTGGAAGACTTGGTGTTGATTAACATTTGCAGACCAGTGGGCATGACATGCCCTCCTTTTAACCCAACCCCCGACTCCTGTCCCCTATCCCCTGCCATCTACCACCTGCCACCTGCTACCTGCTACCTGATCCCTGTTTCAATCGACGTAAGGTTACCAGATAGTAGTTGAAGAATGGAAGTCCCGCGATCGCTGGAATCAGGTAGCGGGATGTGCACAATACTCCCAGGGCGGCAGCAGTTGCGGCATTGAAGTAGGGCTGATAGAGCCAGATCAGGGCTGCATCACGGGTGCCTACTCCAGCAAAAGTGAGCGGTAGCAAGCCTGCCAGGATGGCTAAGGGGGAGAGTGCCAGGTTTCTTATAAACGGTGTCCAGGCATTCAGCGCCAGGATAAAGAGCCAGATCTGAAGCAGGTGCAGAAACCAGATAAAAACGGAGGTGAAGGTGATTTTCAGGAGTTGAGCGCGATCGCCCCAAAAATAGTCATACATCTCGCGCCATGCCGTTTGTAGATTTGCCAGTCTTGCCTTGACGGACTTAGGCGATATTGCCTGTCCTATAGAGAAAAATAACTGGGCGAATTGGGGTGAACCCAGCAACAGCCCACCTGTAGCCAATCCTGCCATAACGGCGATCGTCATGCCCCAGAAAAACCAATCTTTTTGCGGATAGAGCAACAGCCCAAAGGCGCACCACAGAAGCAGGGAAAGCATATCACAGGCTTTTTCAAAGATGACCAGCGAGAGCGCCAGGGACCCGCTCAGATGCCCCCGCTCCCGCATAAAGTAAGCTTTGGCAATATCCCCCATCTTTGATGGCATTACCATATTTAGAGTGCTGGCAACCAGGATCAGTTGGTTCGCATCGAGAATAGGGAGGGAGGGACGGTATCGAGTATCGGGCATCAACTGCTGCAACCGCCAGGAGGTGATCATCGTAATTGGTACCACCATCCCCAGACTAATTAGCATCCATGAACCATGACAGGTTTGGAACACCTGAATCAGCTCTCGCAAGTCAATCTTCCAGTAGATCACGGCCAGGACCAGAAGGCTAAACGCAATAGAGATGAGACGTGTCATTTTGTAAAGTTAGAAATTTTGCTTGTTTTCTGTTCCACTAACCCGTTTGAAGGGTACTTTAGTTCAAGGCAAAGATAATTTCTCAGAAATTTGAAAACGCTGTACAGTTTGAAATAGTCAGAGGAACACTACCTGGTGCTTAAAGTCACTGAATGGAGCGATCGCGATCACTGACAACCGAGAAGATTTTTATAAAGCTGCCTAAAGGGGCATTCCAGTATTGTTCATAATTTGACATTCCTTCCGGTCAGACATTTTAAATCTGGAATACAGTGTCAAGCCTGGAAACTTAATTGAATCTTGCAAGAAGCATCCATGTCCAACACGGAAAACCAGTTTACAATCACCTTCTGGGGTGTTCGGGGAAGTATTGCCTGCCCGGGTCCAGAGACGGTGAAATACGGGGGCAACACTCCCTGTGTTGAAATGTGCGTGGGAGGCACCCGGCTGATTTTCGATGGCGGAACGGGAATGCGGGTTCTGGGTCAGTCCCTATTGTCAAAAATGCCCGTGGAAGGTCACATCTTTTTTACGCACTCCCACTGGGACCATATTCAGGGTTTTCCATTTTTCACCCCTGCCTTCATTAAAGGGAATTGCTTCCATATCTATGGGGCGATCGCCCCCAACAATGCAACCGTAGAACAGCGTCTGAACGATCAGATGCTGCACCCCAACTTTCCAGTTCCCCTCCAGATCATGGGTGCCGATCTCAAATTTTATGATGTAGAGATTGGCAAACCCATTCAGATTGGAAAAGATATTTCCGTGGAAAGTGCTCTCCTAAATCATCCGGGTCAGGCGGTGGGCTACCGGGTTAACTGGAAAGGCTACTCGGCTGCCTATGTGACTGATACAGAACACTTTCCCGACCACCTGGATGAAAACGTTTTATTCCTGGCACGTAATGCTGACGTTTTCATCTACGATGCCACCTATACCGATGAAGAATACTATTCTGAGAAGGCAAGTAAGGTGGGTTGGGGGCATTCAACCTGGCAGGAAGCCGTCAA is from Leptothermofonsia sichuanensis E412 and encodes:
- a CDS encoding Rne/Rng family ribonuclease, which translates into the protein MPKQIIIAEQHRIAAVFSEDQIQELIVATGSHQVSDIYLGIVENVLPGIDAAFVNIGDSERNGFIHVTDLGPLRKRRTAGSITELLEPQQKVLVQIMKEPTGNKGPRLTGNISLPGRYLVLMPYGKGVNLSRRIRNENERNRLRALAILVKPAGMGIVVRTEAEGMPEDAIIEDLEALQRQWENVLQEAMTTRAPALLNRDDDFIQKVLRDVYSADVNRIVVDSHTGLKRVKQHLMNWGGGKMPPGVLIDHHRDRIPILEYFRVNPAIREALKPRVDLPSGGYIVIERTEALTVIDVNSGSFTRSATARETVLWTNCEAATEIARQLRLRNIAGVIVVDFIDMDSRRDQLQVLEHFNKALRADKARPQIAQLSELGLVELTRKRQGKNIYEIFGRSCPTCGGIGHLVHLPGEPDSEEGEPIERPAAAIREPRTIEARGRRGRDSGLPDIPGVSDLFWEDRSEDTDDGNDLQDIGLSHPNYQEVGGNNRRRRRRRDDDRPPRTGYGAPVAKAEPGTDADPYAPAEESAFPVRNERGRGRGRGRGRDGDRNETGGAPPEPSTLQEATEAGYGDERRSRRRDSNKPTEPPEFVSVEMTPEEQDVYAWMGISPLTLATQEVKNPKSAIISIVLPGEAPPPVELETSAAVTTSGGSTVQAPVRRSPIKPEEDGAISAPELSSPVEVSPVQVTSEPEPSEPEGAVVRRRRRRSSAAAGE
- a CDS encoding ribonuclease HII, which encodes MGRRRNSAVEQLTVPGLADLPPFQGIIAGVDEVGRGALFGPVVAAAVILPDTALTDLSAAGVTDSKLLSPEQRQALAIEIRSLAIDCQVGCASVAEIDRLNILQASLLAMKRAITKLKVQPELCLIDGNQRVPGLLLPQQPMIKGDQRSLPIAAASILAKVWRDELITRLAVRYPQYHLASNKGYGTPSHRKAIQQFGPSRFHRTSFSPCRVREQRES
- a CDS encoding Glu/Leu/Phe/Val family dehydrogenase; translated protein: MAGSLLSDAGQRLEQALKYTTISEDAIESLKFPQTSLTVSIPVRMDDGSLKVFQGYRVRYDDTRGPGKGGVRYHPSVTLDEVQSLAFWMTFKCAALSLPFGGAKGGITVNPKELSRMELERLSRGYIDAIADFIGPDVDILAPDVYTNAMVMGWMMDQYSIIKRQISPAVVTGKPISMGGSLGRESATAMGAFFVIQSMLPKFDRPPETTTVAIQGFGNAGAILAELLYKAGFKVVAVSDSQGGIYSRGGLDIPSIRHFKESSRRIQAMYCVDTVCHTTAEEVLTNEDLLTLDVDVLVPAALENQITEANAANIRAKMIFEVANGPITSAADHILEANGIYVFPDILVNAGGVTVSYFEWVQNRSGLYWTLEEVDQHLKHRMVQEAENIWAIARDLSIPMRTAAYVHALCRLGDAISAKGTRDYYLNGR
- a CDS encoding lysylphosphatidylglycerol synthase transmembrane domain-containing protein: MTRLISIAFSLLVLAVIYWKIDLRELIQVFQTCHGSWMLISLGMVVPITMITSWRLQQLMPDTRYRPSLPILDANQLILVASTLNMVMPSKMGDIAKAYFMRERGHLSGSLALSLVIFEKACDMLSLLLWCAFGLLLYPQKDWFFWGMTIAVMAGLATGGLLLGSPQFAQLFFSIGQAISPKSVKARLANLQTAWREMYDYFWGDRAQLLKITFTSVFIWFLHLLQIWLFILALNAWTPFIRNLALSPLAILAGLLPLTFAGVGTRDAALIWLYQPYFNAATAAALGVLCTSRYLIPAIAGLPFFNYYLVTLRRLKQGSGSR
- a CDS encoding MBL fold metallo-hydrolase; protein product: MSNTENQFTITFWGVRGSIACPGPETVKYGGNTPCVEMCVGGTRLIFDGGTGMRVLGQSLLSKMPVEGHIFFTHSHWDHIQGFPFFTPAFIKGNCFHIYGAIAPNNATVEQRLNDQMLHPNFPVPLQIMGADLKFYDVEIGKPIQIGKDISVESALLNHPGQAVGYRVNWKGYSAAYVTDTEHFPDHLDENVLFLARNADVFIYDATYTDEEYYSEKASKVGWGHSTWQEAVKIAKAAGVKHLFIFHHDPLHRDEFLDQVGEQVAKAFPNGLMAREGMTFQIGASLSGSEPAPLENPSDIKVSA